In Gordonia iterans, the following proteins share a genomic window:
- a CDS encoding aldehyde dehydrogenase family protein, whose amino-acid sequence MSETLFIDGAWCAAADSGTREIRCPADDSPVVTVSEAGPDDALAAIAAARRAFDTGPWPRTPTPARADLLRRVAGRLRAERDDVARLEALDTGKRFTEAQIDMDDVVSVFEYYADIAAADAGRLVDTGRTDVVSRIVYEPVGVCALITPWNFPLLQTSWKVAPALAAGCTFVLKPSELTPSTAIWLLRALAAEGMPDGVGNLLLGAGGRAGAPLVSHPDVDMVSFTGGLATGKAISAAAAGTVKRVALELGGKNPNVVFADADFESAVDGALTAIFLDSGQVCSAGARLVIEESIHDRFVDELVARAGRIRLGGPFDDAAQAGPLISAAHREKVVGYVARAVEQGAVLRTGGTVPDGPGYFYPPTILDACDPSMDCVHDESFGPVLTVETFRGDTPAAAEDAAVAIANDTQYGLAGAVWTRDAGRAERVAGRLRHGTVWINDYHPYVAGAEWGGFGQSGNGRELGPTGLAEYREAKHIWHNIDPAPQYWFGR is encoded by the coding sequence ATGTCAGAAACTCTGTTCATCGACGGCGCCTGGTGCGCCGCCGCCGACAGCGGCACTCGCGAGATCCGCTGTCCTGCCGACGATTCACCGGTGGTCACCGTGTCCGAGGCCGGCCCCGACGATGCCCTGGCCGCGATCGCCGCGGCCCGCCGGGCCTTCGACACCGGGCCGTGGCCGCGGACTCCGACCCCCGCTCGCGCCGACCTGCTCCGGCGGGTCGCCGGTCGGCTGCGCGCCGAGCGCGACGACGTGGCGCGACTGGAAGCACTCGACACCGGCAAACGGTTCACCGAAGCGCAGATCGACATGGACGACGTGGTCTCGGTGTTCGAGTACTACGCCGACATCGCCGCCGCCGACGCCGGGCGGCTCGTCGACACCGGCCGCACCGACGTGGTGAGCCGGATCGTCTACGAACCAGTCGGTGTCTGCGCCCTGATCACGCCCTGGAACTTTCCGCTGCTTCAGACGTCGTGGAAGGTCGCGCCGGCGCTCGCCGCCGGGTGCACCTTCGTGCTCAAGCCCAGCGAGCTGACGCCGTCGACCGCGATCTGGCTGTTGCGGGCCCTGGCCGCCGAGGGCATGCCCGACGGCGTCGGCAATCTTCTCCTCGGCGCGGGCGGCCGGGCGGGTGCGCCGCTGGTGAGTCACCCCGACGTGGACATGGTCTCGTTCACCGGCGGACTGGCCACCGGCAAGGCCATCTCCGCGGCCGCGGCCGGGACCGTCAAGCGGGTCGCGCTGGAACTGGGCGGCAAGAACCCGAACGTCGTGTTCGCCGACGCCGACTTCGAGTCAGCGGTCGACGGCGCGCTCACCGCGATCTTCCTCGACTCCGGGCAGGTCTGCTCGGCCGGCGCCCGGCTGGTGATCGAGGAGTCGATTCACGACCGCTTCGTCGACGAGTTGGTCGCCCGCGCGGGCCGGATCCGGCTCGGCGGACCGTTCGACGATGCCGCGCAGGCCGGACCGTTGATCAGCGCGGCGCACCGGGAGAAGGTCGTCGGCTACGTCGCCAGGGCCGTCGAGCAGGGGGCGGTGCTGCGCACCGGCGGGACCGTGCCCGACGGACCCGGATACTTCTATCCGCCGACGATCCTGGACGCCTGCGATCCGTCGATGGACTGCGTGCACGACGAGTCCTTCGGGCCGGTGCTGACCGTCGAGACTTTCCGCGGCGACACGCCTGCCGCCGCCGAGGACGCGGCCGTCGCCATCGCCAACGACACCCAATACGGTCTCGCCGGCGCGGTGTGGACCCGCGATGCCGGCCGCGCCGAGCGGGTCGCCGGGCGGCTGCGCCACGGCACCGTGTGGATCAACGACTACCACCCGTACGTCGCCGGCGCCGAGTGGGGCGGCTTCGGACAGTCCGGCAACGGGCGCGAGCTCGGCCCCACCGGCCTGGCCGAGTACCGCGAGGCCAAGCACATCTGGCACAACATCGATCCCGCACCGCAGTACTGGTTCGGGCGCTGA
- the betA gene encoding choline dehydrogenase, with protein sequence MPNDRYDYIIVGGGSAGSVLANRLSADPGTRVLVLEAGHSDFRIDPFIHMPAALPFPIGSRFYDWGYESEPEPFMGGRRVYHARGKVLGGSSSINGMIFQRGNPMDFERWAADPGMENWDYAHCLPYFKRMETCLAGADEWRGGSGPLVLERGPATSPLFGAFFEAVQQAGFPLTDDVNGYRQEGFAPFDRNVHNGRRLSAARAYLHPVMKRKNVAVKTLAQVTGLRLQGARVTGVEYRRAGRTAIHRAHAGEVILCGGAINSPQILQLAGIGPKEHLEGLGIPVVADLPGVGANLQDHLEVYLQHACTQPVSVGPWLKHRHKPRIGAEWLFLRRGVGATNHFEGGGFARSNDEVAYPNIMFHFLPIAIRYDGSQPAAEHGYQVHIGPMYSDVRGHLRITSRDPLRHPALQFNYLSTENDRREWVEIIHTARKILSQPAFAAFDGGEISPGPSVQTDAEILDWVAQDAETALHPSCTAKMGTGDDAVLDPESLRVHGVEGLRVVDGSSMPYVTNGNIYAPIMMLAEKAADLIAGNSPLEPLEAPYYKHGAGMPLWWPPADPRNSADAATQAAP encoded by the coding sequence ATGCCGAACGACCGATACGACTACATCATCGTGGGCGGAGGGTCTGCGGGTTCCGTGCTGGCCAACCGGCTCAGCGCCGATCCCGGCACCCGAGTTCTGGTACTCGAAGCGGGTCACTCGGATTTCCGGATCGACCCCTTCATCCACATGCCTGCGGCGCTCCCCTTCCCGATCGGCAGCCGCTTCTACGACTGGGGCTACGAGTCGGAGCCGGAGCCGTTCATGGGTGGACGGCGCGTGTATCACGCACGCGGGAAGGTGCTCGGCGGATCGTCGAGCATCAACGGCATGATCTTCCAGCGCGGAAATCCGATGGACTTCGAGCGCTGGGCCGCCGATCCGGGCATGGAGAACTGGGACTACGCCCACTGCCTGCCCTACTTCAAACGCATGGAGACGTGCCTGGCGGGCGCCGACGAGTGGCGCGGCGGATCCGGCCCGCTGGTGCTCGAACGCGGCCCGGCGACATCCCCGCTGTTCGGCGCGTTCTTCGAGGCGGTGCAGCAGGCCGGGTTCCCGCTGACCGACGATGTGAACGGCTACCGGCAAGAGGGCTTCGCGCCGTTCGACCGCAACGTGCACAACGGCCGCCGGCTGAGCGCGGCCCGCGCCTACCTGCACCCGGTCATGAAGCGGAAGAACGTCGCCGTCAAAACCCTCGCCCAGGTCACCGGCCTGCGCCTGCAGGGGGCCCGCGTGACCGGCGTCGAGTACCGGCGCGCCGGCCGCACGGCGATCCACCGGGCGCACGCCGGCGAGGTGATCCTGTGCGGCGGAGCGATCAATTCACCGCAGATCCTGCAGCTGGCCGGGATCGGCCCGAAGGAACACCTGGAAGGCTTGGGCATTCCGGTCGTCGCCGATCTGCCCGGCGTCGGCGCGAACCTGCAAGACCACCTGGAGGTGTACCTGCAGCACGCGTGCACCCAGCCCGTGTCGGTGGGTCCGTGGCTCAAGCATCGGCACAAGCCGCGCATCGGAGCCGAATGGCTGTTCCTGCGCCGCGGCGTCGGGGCCACCAACCACTTCGAGGGCGGTGGTTTCGCCCGGTCCAACGACGAGGTGGCCTACCCGAACATCATGTTCCACTTCCTGCCCATCGCGATCCGGTACGACGGCTCGCAGCCCGCCGCCGAACACGGCTACCAGGTGCACATCGGACCGATGTACTCCGACGTGCGCGGCCACCTGAGAATCACGTCCCGCGACCCGCTGCGGCATCCTGCGCTCCAGTTCAATTACCTCTCCACCGAGAACGACCGGCGCGAATGGGTCGAGATCATCCACACGGCGCGCAAGATCCTGTCGCAGCCCGCCTTCGCCGCCTTCGACGGCGGCGAGATCTCCCCCGGCCCCTCGGTGCAGACTGACGCGGAGATCCTCGACTGGGTGGCGCAGGACGCCGAGACGGCGCTGCACCCCTCGTGCACGGCCAAGATGGGCACCGGCGACGATGCCGTGCTCGACCCCGAGTCGTTGCGGGTGCACGGAGTCGAGGGCCTGCGCGTCGTCGACGGCTCGTCGATGCCCTACGTCACCAACGGCAACATCTACGCCCCGATCATGATGCTGGCTGAGAAGGCCGCGGACCTGATCGCCGGGAACAGTCCGCTGGAGCCTCTCGAGGCGCCCTACTACAAGCACGGCGCGGGCATGCCGCTCTGGTGGCCGCCGGCCGATCCCCGCAACTCCGCGGATGCGGCGACCCAGGCCGCGCCGTGA
- the betT gene encoding choline BCCT transporter BetT has translation MSAPTGPVESDFARARPSTPKLNRVVFYGSAVGTVAIALWAMIWPDNAAAVLGDVVGWISSWFGWFYVALAAFILVFVVCIALSRYGRTKIGPDHSTPEFSKISWASMLFAAGIGTDLMFFAVAEPVTQYMHPPSGAPETVAAAQQATAWTLFHYGIIGWGMYALMGMALGYFAYRRQLPLAIRSALYPLLGRRIHGPAGDAVDLAAVLGTIFGVATSLGIGVVMINVGLNVVFGIETGLPAQIVLIVVGVLVATVSAVSGVDKGIKLLSELNVLLAIALALWVLIAGKTEFLLNALVASIGDFVRLFPGMAMETFPWEDTGSWMSDWTLFFWAWWIAWASFVGMFLARISRGRTIREFVGGVLIIPFTYILMWIAIYGNAAIETIRDGDRAFGENTIDDPERGFYDLLAQYPAFSVVAVIATLTALLFYVTSADSAALVMANLTSRLDDPRQDAASSPRIFWALATGLLTVAVLSVGGIPALQSATVIMGLPFAFVMIAVMIGLLRSLREEGQRSDGVRAAMPRVLSSRAGADDRSWRERLSHALHFPSLAETDEFLSGPVTDALEEVACEYRESGFESTVETSVDPEDQAPCVTLTLTGGEEPGESPFVYSVHRAAVAIPVYAGRARRGDDYYGRLEVHLSNGGQGYDVMDYAESQLINDVIDQYERHLEFLRLSEASNGKRGDTPPAPPE, from the coding sequence GTGAGCGCGCCGACCGGTCCCGTCGAGTCCGATTTCGCGCGGGCCAGGCCCAGCACGCCGAAACTGAACAGGGTCGTCTTCTACGGGTCGGCGGTCGGCACCGTGGCCATCGCGCTGTGGGCGATGATCTGGCCGGACAACGCCGCCGCCGTGCTCGGCGACGTCGTCGGGTGGATCTCGTCCTGGTTCGGCTGGTTCTACGTGGCGCTGGCCGCCTTCATCCTGGTGTTCGTCGTCTGCATCGCGTTGTCCCGGTACGGACGGACGAAGATCGGACCGGATCATTCCACGCCCGAGTTCAGCAAGATCTCGTGGGCGTCCATGCTGTTCGCCGCCGGGATCGGCACCGATCTGATGTTCTTCGCCGTCGCCGAGCCGGTGACCCAGTACATGCATCCGCCGTCCGGGGCGCCCGAGACCGTCGCGGCGGCCCAGCAGGCCACCGCCTGGACCCTCTTCCACTACGGGATCATCGGGTGGGGGATGTACGCCCTGATGGGCATGGCACTCGGCTACTTCGCGTACCGCCGCCAGTTGCCGCTGGCCATCCGCTCCGCGCTGTATCCGTTGCTGGGCAGGCGCATCCACGGACCGGCCGGCGACGCCGTCGACCTCGCAGCGGTGCTCGGCACCATCTTCGGCGTCGCGACCTCACTCGGCATCGGCGTGGTGATGATCAACGTCGGCCTGAACGTCGTATTCGGCATCGAGACGGGCCTGCCCGCGCAGATCGTGCTGATCGTCGTCGGTGTGCTGGTCGCGACCGTCTCGGCCGTCTCCGGCGTGGACAAGGGCATCAAGCTGCTGTCCGAGCTCAACGTGCTGCTGGCGATCGCGCTGGCGCTGTGGGTGCTCATCGCAGGCAAGACGGAGTTCCTGCTCAACGCGCTGGTGGCCAGTATCGGCGACTTCGTCCGGCTCTTCCCCGGGATGGCGATGGAGACCTTCCCGTGGGAGGACACCGGGAGCTGGATGTCGGACTGGACGCTGTTCTTCTGGGCGTGGTGGATCGCCTGGGCGTCGTTCGTCGGCATGTTCCTCGCGCGCATCTCGCGCGGCCGCACCATCCGCGAGTTCGTCGGCGGCGTGCTGATCATCCCGTTCACCTACATCCTGATGTGGATCGCGATCTACGGGAACGCCGCGATCGAGACCATCCGCGACGGCGACCGCGCCTTCGGCGAGAACACCATCGACGATCCCGAGCGCGGCTTCTACGACCTGCTCGCGCAGTATCCCGCGTTCAGCGTGGTCGCGGTGATCGCCACGCTGACTGCGCTGCTGTTCTACGTCACCTCGGCCGACTCCGCGGCACTGGTGATGGCGAATCTGACGTCCCGGCTCGACGATCCGCGCCAGGACGCGGCGAGCAGTCCGCGCATCTTCTGGGCCCTCGCCACCGGCCTGCTCACGGTGGCGGTGCTGTCGGTCGGCGGGATTCCTGCGCTGCAGTCGGCGACCGTGATCATGGGACTTCCGTTCGCGTTCGTGATGATCGCTGTGATGATCGGTCTGCTGCGATCGCTCCGGGAGGAGGGCCAGCGGTCGGACGGGGTCCGAGCGGCCATGCCGCGCGTGCTGTCGAGCCGCGCAGGCGCCGACGACCGTTCCTGGCGGGAACGGCTCAGCCACGCGCTGCACTTCCCCTCACTCGCGGAAACCGACGAGTTTCTGTCCGGTCCGGTGACCGACGCCCTGGAGGAGGTGGCCTGCGAGTACCGCGAATCGGGTTTCGAGTCGACGGTCGAGACCTCCGTCGATCCCGAGGATCAGGCGCCTTGCGTCACGCTGACGCTGACCGGAGGCGAGGAGCCGGGCGAATCCCCGTTCGTCTACTCCGTGCATCGTGCCGCGGTCGCGATCCCGGTGTACGCCGGGCGTGCCCGCCGCGGCGACGACTACTACGGCCGACTCGAGGTGCACCTGTCCAACGGCGGTCAGGGGTACGACGTGATGGACTACGCGGAGTCGCAGCTGATCAACGACGTGATCGATCAGTACGAGCGGCACCTCGAATTCCTGCGGCTGAGCGAAGCGAGCAACGGCAAACGGGGCGACACGCCCCCGGCTCCCCCGGAGTGA
- a CDS encoding glycine betaine ABC transporter substrate-binding protein has translation MRRSIAALVLSVVVALGLAGCGLVSSSGTLRSAKLPDGERPLDGAQITVTSKAFTEQVILGKIAATYLAAAGADVTDMTGAPGAASSRQAQLNGDTDLQWEYTGTGWVIYHEKSESISDPQQLWQAVHDIELSANQLVWLPPSDINNTYAFAASPETAARLGTTTLSDVAALPVADRTFCVDDEFFSRSDGFLPMLEAYGIPFNTPDGVPQGNVTRMDSGVIYTSTAGASPCNFGMVFSTDGRIPNLNLQIMEDDRTFFLPYSGSVVVRAEVLDRYPEIQELMANVSSRLNDDVVRDLNRRVDIDGEEPADVAYDWLISEGLVVPG, from the coding sequence ATGAGGAGATCGATCGCGGCTCTGGTGCTGTCCGTCGTCGTCGCACTGGGTCTGGCCGGCTGCGGCCTGGTCAGTTCGTCGGGAACCCTGCGGAGCGCGAAGCTTCCCGACGGGGAGCGACCGCTCGACGGCGCCCAGATCACGGTGACGTCGAAGGCCTTCACCGAGCAGGTGATCCTCGGCAAGATCGCCGCCACCTATCTGGCGGCGGCCGGCGCCGACGTCACCGACATGACCGGTGCGCCCGGCGCGGCCTCGTCGCGCCAGGCGCAGCTCAACGGCGACACGGACCTGCAGTGGGAGTACACCGGCACCGGTTGGGTGATCTACCACGAGAAGTCCGAATCGATCAGCGACCCGCAGCAGTTGTGGCAGGCCGTGCACGACATCGAGCTCTCGGCGAATCAGCTGGTCTGGCTGCCGCCGTCGGACATCAACAACACGTACGCCTTCGCGGCCTCACCGGAGACCGCGGCACGGTTGGGCACCACGACGCTGTCCGACGTCGCCGCGCTTCCGGTCGCCGACCGGACGTTCTGCGTCGACGACGAGTTCTTCAGCCGCTCGGACGGGTTCCTTCCCATGCTGGAGGCGTACGGCATCCCGTTCAACACCCCGGACGGCGTGCCGCAGGGCAACGTGACCCGGATGGATTCCGGCGTCATCTACACGTCGACGGCGGGCGCCAGCCCCTGCAACTTCGGGATGGTCTTCTCCACTGACGGCCGGATCCCGAACCTGAACCTCCAGATCATGGAGGACGACCGGACGTTCTTTCTGCCCTACAGCGGAAGTGTCGTGGTCCGCGCGGAGGTCCTCGACCGGTACCCGGAGATCCAGGAGTTGATGGCGAACGTGTCGTCCAGGCTCAACGACGACGTGGTGCGCGATCTCAACCGGCGGGTGGACATCGACGGGGAGGAGCCGGCCGACGTCGCCTACGACTGGCTGATCTCGGAAGGCCTGGTGGTGCCGGGCTGA
- a CDS encoding ABC transporter permease — translation MLPASPTGTRKGRLRRLPVDVWFEPLVIVVVAAVFVTWYTLTEFTANELAQLEWSVLATTIRAHIELTVTAAVIVLVIAIPLGVILTRPRLQRLTPVAVGIANIGQAAPAVGLLVLFTFAFGTGFRTAVIGLVVYAVLPILQNTIVGLRQVDERVVEAARGIGFSGVRTLFQVELPLAVPVILNGVRTALVILVGTATLSTFIGATSLGTLITTGITLFRPNLLIAGAVLVALLAMIIDWLGRLVELAATPRGLA, via the coding sequence CTGCTCCCGGCCTCGCCGACGGGAACGAGGAAGGGCCGGCTCCGGCGGTTGCCGGTGGACGTGTGGTTCGAGCCGCTGGTGATCGTCGTGGTCGCGGCGGTGTTCGTCACCTGGTACACGCTGACCGAGTTCACGGCGAACGAACTCGCCCAGCTCGAATGGTCGGTACTCGCGACGACGATCCGCGCTCACATCGAGCTGACGGTCACCGCTGCCGTGATCGTCCTGGTGATCGCGATTCCGCTCGGCGTGATCCTGACCAGGCCGCGACTCCAGCGGCTGACCCCGGTCGCCGTGGGGATCGCCAACATCGGCCAGGCCGCTCCGGCCGTCGGCCTGCTGGTCTTGTTCACGTTCGCCTTCGGCACCGGTTTCCGCACCGCGGTGATCGGGCTCGTCGTCTACGCGGTGCTGCCGATCCTGCAGAACACGATCGTGGGTCTGCGCCAAGTGGACGAGCGGGTCGTGGAGGCCGCGCGCGGCATCGGATTCTCCGGTGTCCGGACGCTGTTCCAGGTGGAGCTGCCGCTGGCGGTGCCGGTGATCCTCAACGGCGTGCGTACCGCGCTGGTGATCCTCGTCGGCACGGCCACGCTGAGCACCTTCATCGGGGCCACCAGCCTGGGCACTCTGATCACCACCGGAATCACGCTGTTCCGGCCGAACCTGCTGATCGCCGGCGCCGTCTTGGTCGCGCTGCTCGCGATGATCATCGACTGGCTCGGCCGGCTGGTCGAGCTCGCGGCCACGCCGAGGGGGCTGGCATGA
- a CDS encoding TauD/TfdA dioxygenase family protein: MTAIINSPAVRQVTAGREFDVTLLGPRFGAEISGIDVATADDGQVRLLREALVEFKVLVLRDQHIDDETHVRLAQRLGETTIGHPVWDSGADVPDEVFALDSSDNGFADVWHTDVTFMPRPPAGSILRPLVLPPNGGDTNWADGELAYESLAEPLRRIADELYAYHDGNREFGYYLRQRRGGVGNLWEGEQVTELTPVRHPVVRIHPESGRKALFVNPGFTSHIEGVSDAESRGLLDIFYAHLTKPEHIVRHRWRLGDLVFWDNRNTVHYANRDYLPQRRVMHRVTLRGNEPFGPSDS; the protein is encoded by the coding sequence ATGACCGCCATCATCAACAGCCCCGCAGTACGTCAGGTCACCGCGGGCCGGGAATTCGACGTCACACTGCTCGGCCCGCGCTTCGGCGCCGAGATCAGCGGAATCGACGTCGCCACGGCAGACGACGGCCAGGTGAGGCTGCTGCGCGAAGCGCTCGTCGAGTTCAAGGTTCTGGTGCTGCGCGACCAGCACATCGACGACGAGACGCACGTCCGCCTGGCGCAGCGGCTCGGTGAGACAACCATCGGCCACCCGGTCTGGGACAGCGGGGCCGACGTCCCGGACGAGGTGTTCGCCCTGGACAGCTCCGACAACGGCTTCGCCGACGTCTGGCACACGGACGTCACCTTCATGCCGCGGCCGCCGGCCGGCTCGATCCTCCGCCCGCTGGTGCTTCCGCCCAACGGCGGCGACACCAACTGGGCCGACGGCGAGCTGGCATACGAGTCGCTCGCCGAACCGCTCCGCCGGATCGCCGACGAGCTGTACGCCTACCACGACGGCAACCGTGAGTTCGGCTACTACCTGCGGCAGCGCCGCGGCGGGGTCGGCAACCTCTGGGAGGGCGAGCAGGTGACCGAACTGACCCCGGTGCGGCACCCGGTGGTGCGCATCCACCCCGAGTCGGGACGCAAGGCGCTCTTCGTCAATCCGGGCTTCACGTCGCACATCGAAGGGGTCTCGGACGCGGAGAGCCGCGGCCTGCTCGACATCTTCTACGCGCACCTGACCAAGCCCGAGCACATCGTCCGGCACCGCTGGCGCCTGGGCGACCTGGTGTTCTGGGACAACCGGAACACGGTGCACTACGCCAACCGCGACTACCTGCCGCAGCGGCGGGTGATGCACCGGGTGACCCTGCGCGGGAACGAACCCTTCGGTCCGAGCGACTCGTGA
- a CDS encoding esterase/lipase family protein, which translates to MRTRIARRLTVLAVAALAGGTLFGGGTAHAEPYPVITDAGVASVIGDTKPADMSPPGANVRGCRSDRPPVVLLHGTAQNQMSAWQYLAPTLANRGFCVHSLTYGQTSWSGQIGGLGTRERSARQVAAFVDDVLRRSGAARVDLIGFSQGSAIAQLFTQLPGRAGQVRHLIGLGPSNRGTSRIGSITDRLPARGPGENDWGPLHPNIQYLMVMTRHDMIAAPYTNGFLPRAANVRNVVVQDECPGDRVGHVGLPYDSWVGATVRNTLSGSTAKPHCTTGYPL; encoded by the coding sequence ATGCGAACCCGAATCGCCCGCCGTCTCACGGTCCTCGCCGTGGCGGCGCTGGCCGGTGGAACCCTGTTCGGCGGCGGGACGGCCCACGCCGAGCCGTATCCCGTCATCACCGACGCCGGGGTGGCGTCGGTGATCGGCGACACCAAACCGGCGGACATGTCACCGCCCGGCGCCAACGTGCGGGGCTGCCGCAGCGACAGACCGCCCGTGGTGCTGCTGCACGGCACCGCGCAGAACCAGATGTCGGCATGGCAGTACCTGGCGCCGACCCTCGCCAATCGCGGATTCTGCGTGCACAGCCTTACTTACGGCCAGACCAGCTGGAGCGGGCAGATCGGAGGCCTCGGCACACGGGAGCGGTCGGCGCGGCAGGTGGCCGCCTTCGTCGACGACGTGCTGCGCCGCAGCGGTGCTGCGCGAGTCGACCTGATCGGTTTCTCGCAGGGCAGTGCGATCGCGCAACTGTTCACCCAGTTGCCCGGTCGTGCCGGACAGGTCCGCCACCTGATCGGGCTGGGGCCGTCGAACCGCGGGACGTCGAGGATCGGCTCGATCACCGATCGGCTTCCCGCCCGCGGACCCGGCGAGAACGACTGGGGCCCACTGCATCCGAACATCCAGTACCTGATGGTGATGACCCGGCACGACATGATCGCGGCCCCGTACACCAACGGCTTTCTGCCGAGAGCCGCGAATGTCCGCAACGTCGTCGTGCAGGACGAGTGCCCCGGCGACCGCGTCGGACACGTCGGCCTCCCGTACGACAGCTGGGTCGGCGCGACGGTGAGGAACACGCTGTCGGGGAGCACAGCGAAGCCGCACTGCACGACCGGGTACCCGCTGTAG
- a CDS encoding DHA2 family efflux MFS transporter permease subunit, which produces MRNRWLALAALCFAELLVMVDNTIVNVALPTMSRDLGAGISGMQWIVDAYTLVFAGLLLTGGYLGDRFGHRRILTIGIAGFAAVSVLAAMSQTLGQLIAARGGLGVFAALVFPATLAIVTAVFPQGRERATAVGIWAATAGVAVAVGPVLGGWLLEHFSWASVFWVNLPLGGAALIAVGVLVPGTRPESVSRFDLPGLVMSALGLGLLTYSVIEGPHHGWTSVPTLGGLVGAVVVLGLFVRRQLGVENPILNVRLFANRYFATAAGMISIAFFALFGFIFLITQFFQAVKGYGPLEAGLRTLPFAVVMAVFSPAAMALSQRVGVRVVAVLGALFMSAGFGLVEIADEASGYWSLIVWSMALMAVGLAFVSGPCTQLIMDALTPEQAGAGAAVNDTTREVGGALGVAVLGSVLTSVYTTGVLDRLVALGVPREVAESASESVMAGAEVAARAPEPVAEALLSEVQQVFVDGLHAAVWVAVAVTAAAAVAAVALLRGSRRAPVEVTEAPPVIEPVGASS; this is translated from the coding sequence ATGAGAAATCGATGGCTCGCACTGGCGGCCCTCTGCTTCGCCGAACTGCTGGTGATGGTCGACAACACGATCGTCAACGTCGCACTTCCGACCATGTCTCGCGACCTCGGTGCGGGCATCTCGGGCATGCAGTGGATCGTCGACGCGTACACGCTCGTCTTCGCCGGCCTGCTGCTGACCGGCGGCTACCTCGGCGACCGGTTCGGTCACCGTCGCATTCTGACCATCGGCATCGCCGGATTCGCAGCTGTATCGGTGCTGGCGGCGATGTCGCAGACGCTGGGGCAGCTGATCGCGGCCCGGGGCGGGCTCGGCGTATTCGCTGCGCTGGTGTTCCCTGCGACGCTGGCGATCGTCACCGCGGTGTTCCCGCAAGGTCGCGAGCGCGCCACCGCGGTCGGCATCTGGGCGGCGACTGCCGGTGTCGCGGTCGCGGTGGGTCCGGTGCTGGGCGGATGGCTGCTGGAGCACTTCTCCTGGGCGTCGGTGTTCTGGGTCAACCTCCCGCTCGGCGGTGCCGCACTGATCGCGGTCGGCGTGCTGGTCCCCGGAACCCGTCCGGAGTCGGTGAGCCGCTTCGACCTGCCAGGCCTGGTGATGTCCGCGCTGGGGCTCGGACTGCTGACGTACTCGGTCATCGAAGGCCCCCACCACGGCTGGACCAGTGTCCCGACGCTCGGCGGTCTCGTCGGGGCCGTCGTCGTGCTGGGACTGTTCGTGCGGCGGCAACTCGGTGTCGAGAACCCCATTCTGAACGTTCGGCTGTTCGCCAATCGCTACTTCGCGACGGCCGCCGGGATGATCAGCATCGCATTCTTCGCGCTGTTCGGGTTCATCTTCCTCATCACCCAGTTCTTCCAGGCAGTGAAGGGCTACGGCCCGCTCGAGGCCGGCCTGCGCACGCTCCCGTTCGCGGTGGTCATGGCGGTGTTCTCACCGGCCGCGATGGCGCTCTCGCAGCGCGTCGGGGTGCGGGTCGTGGCCGTGCTCGGTGCGCTGTTCATGTCCGCCGGGTTCGGGCTGGTGGAGATCGCCGACGAGGCGTCCGGCTACTGGTCGCTGATCGTCTGGTCGATGGCGCTGATGGCGGTCGGGCTGGCCTTTGTCTCCGGTCCTTGCACACAACTGATCATGGACGCGCTGACCCCGGAGCAGGCCGGTGCCGGAGCCGCAGTGAACGACACCACGCGTGAGGTCGGCGGTGCCCTGGGGGTGGCGGTGCTCGGCTCGGTCCTGACGTCGGTGTACACCACCGGCGTGCTGGACCGGCTGGTCGCCCTCGGCGTCCCGCGCGAGGTGGCCGAGTCGGCGAGCGAGTCGGTGATGGCGGGTGCGGAAGTGGCCGCGCGTGCGCCCGAGCCGGTCGCCGAGGCGTTGCTGTCGGAAGTGCAGCAGGTCTTCGTCGACGGCCTGCACGCGGCGGTGTGGGTGGCCGTGGCGGTCACGGCCGCCGCAGCGGTCGCGGCGGTGGCGCTGTTGCGCGGTTCGCGCCGCGCACCGGTGGAAGTGACGGAGGCGCCGCCTGTCATCGAGCCGGTGGGCGCGTCGTCGTGA